A genomic region of Zea mays cultivar B73 chromosome 6, Zm-B73-REFERENCE-NAM-5.0, whole genome shotgun sequence contains the following coding sequences:
- the LOC109940600 gene encoding tubulin alpha-2 chain, producing the protein MVGKVIVDLCLDRVRKLADNCTGLQGFLVFNAVGGGTGSGLGSLLLERLSIDYGKKSKLGFTIYPSPKLVRATDPILDAWRSVVLFL; encoded by the exons ATGG TTGGGAAGGTGATTGTCGATCTATGCCTGGACCGTGTGCGCAAGCTTGCAGACAACTGCACTGGGCTTCAGGGATTCTTGGTGTTCAATGCTGTTGGTGGTGGTACTGGCTCTGGACTTGGTTCACTGCTGTTGGAGCGCCTTTCAATTGATTATGGCAAGAAGTCCAAGCTTGGTTTCACCATTTATCCTTCCCCGAAGCTTGTTAGAGCAACTGACCCCATTTTAGATGCATGGAGAAGTGTTGTCCTGTTTCTTTGA
- the LOC100282175 gene encoding GATA transcription factor 25 isoform 2 (isoform 2 is encoded by transcript variant 2) → MSHSHHDGSKPYQPRRGPERPPQPADGIAVPPPAAVAPSVEHLVAAAAEAEALSRLGAEQQQLLQGHEQEVGEEEGEDEEEDEMEDDDDDDDEQEGQHGGIGVEHVPMDADAAAAAAVAAAGAQMDPHSVLVPGTVPPMATNQLTLSFQGEVYVFDSVSPDKVQAVLLLLGGRELSSLSGASSSAPYSKRLNFPHRVASLMRFREKRKERNFDKKIRYNVRKEVALRMQRNRGQFTSSKPKPDEIAASEMAAADGSLNWALVEGRPPSAAECHHCGINATATPMMRRGPDGPRTLCNACGLMWANKGLLRDLSKSPVPLHSIQQSAPILNGGNGSAMSALGSELENAAAAMGNGHEP, encoded by the exons ATGTCCCACTCCCACCATGACGGAAGCAAGCCCTACCAGCCGCGCCGGGGGCCCGAGCGCCCCCCGCAGCCGGCGGACGGGATAGCCGTCCCGCCTCCTGCCGCCGTTGCCCCGTCGGTGGAGCACCTCGTGGCGGCCGCCGCCGAGGCGGAGGCGTTGAGTCGCTTGGGCGCGGAACAACAGCAGCTGCTGCAGGGGCACGAGCaggaggttggggaggaagaaggggaggacgaggaggaagacgagatggaggacgacgacgacgacgacgatgagcaGGAAGGGCAGCACGGCGGCATCGGTGTGGAGCACGTTCCCATGGACGCagatgctgctgctgccgccgccgtggcGGCCGCTGGCGCGCAGATGGACCCGCACTCGGTGTTGGTGCCTGGGACCGTGCCACCCATGGCGACCAACCAGCTCACCCTCTCGTTCCAGGGCGAGGTCTATGTATTCGACTCTGTCTCCCCTGATAAG GTCCAAGCCGTGCTTCTGCTGCTTGGAGGCAGGGAGCTGAGTAGCCTGAGCGGAGCGTCGTCCTCTGCACCTTATAGTAAG AGGTTGAACTTTCCACATCGGGTGGCATCACTGATGAGATTTAGGGAAAAGCGGAAGGAGCGGAACTTTGATAAGAAGATCCGGTACAATGTCCGGAAGGAAGTTGCACTTAG GATGCAGCGTAATAGAGGTCAGTTTACATCTTCAAAACCAAAGCCTGATGAAATAGCAGCATCAGAAATGGCAGCTGCAGATGGCTCTCTGAATTGGGCACTAGTTGAAGGCCGACCTCCATCTGCTGCTGA ATGTCATCACTGTGGTATTAATGCAACAGCTACACCAATGATGCGTCGGGGACCTGATGGACCAAGAACACTATGCAACGCTTGTGGCCTCATGTGGGCAAATAAG GGTCTCCTGAGGGACCTATCCAAATCTCCTGTACCTCTTCACTCTATACAACAATCAGCTCCAATTCTAAATGGTGGT AACGGAAGTGCCATGTCTGCGCTTGGCTCTGAGCTAGAGAATGCTGCAGCAGCCATGGGCAATGGCCACGAGCCATAA
- the LOC100282175 gene encoding GATA transcription factor 25 isoform X3: MSHSHHDGSKPYQPRRGPERPPQPADGIAVPPPAAVAPSVEHLVAAAAEAEALSRLGAEQQQLLQGHEQEVGEEEGEDEEEDEMEDDDDDDDEQEGQHGGIGVEHVPMDADAAAAAAVAAAGAQMDPHSVLVPGTVPPMATNQLTLSFQGEVYVFDSVSPDKVQAVLLLLGGRELSSLSGASSSAPYSKRLNFPHRVASLMRFREKRKERNFDKKIRYNVRKEVALRMQRNRGQFTSSKPKPDEIAASEMAAADGSLNWALVEGRPPSAAECHHCGINATATPMMRRGPDGPRTLCNACGLMWANKGLLRDLSKSPVPLHSIQQSAPILNGGVSFSFLCSLHMFST, translated from the exons ATGTCCCACTCCCACCATGACGGAAGCAAGCCCTACCAGCCGCGCCGGGGGCCCGAGCGCCCCCCGCAGCCGGCGGACGGGATAGCCGTCCCGCCTCCTGCCGCCGTTGCCCCGTCGGTGGAGCACCTCGTGGCGGCCGCCGCCGAGGCGGAGGCGTTGAGTCGCTTGGGCGCGGAACAACAGCAGCTGCTGCAGGGGCACGAGCaggaggttggggaggaagaaggggaggacgaggaggaagacgagatggaggacgacgacgacgacgacgatgagcaGGAAGGGCAGCACGGCGGCATCGGTGTGGAGCACGTTCCCATGGACGCagatgctgctgctgccgccgccgtggcGGCCGCTGGCGCGCAGATGGACCCGCACTCGGTGTTGGTGCCTGGGACCGTGCCACCCATGGCGACCAACCAGCTCACCCTCTCGTTCCAGGGCGAGGTCTATGTATTCGACTCTGTCTCCCCTGATAAG GTCCAAGCCGTGCTTCTGCTGCTTGGAGGCAGGGAGCTGAGTAGCCTGAGCGGAGCGTCGTCCTCTGCACCTTATAGTAAG AGGTTGAACTTTCCACATCGGGTGGCATCACTGATGAGATTTAGGGAAAAGCGGAAGGAGCGGAACTTTGATAAGAAGATCCGGTACAATGTCCGGAAGGAAGTTGCACTTAG GATGCAGCGTAATAGAGGTCAGTTTACATCTTCAAAACCAAAGCCTGATGAAATAGCAGCATCAGAAATGGCAGCTGCAGATGGCTCTCTGAATTGGGCACTAGTTGAAGGCCGACCTCCATCTGCTGCTGA ATGTCATCACTGTGGTATTAATGCAACAGCTACACCAATGATGCGTCGGGGACCTGATGGACCAAGAACACTATGCAACGCTTGTGGCCTCATGTGGGCAAATAAG GGTCTCCTGAGGGACCTATCCAAATCTCCTGTACCTCTTCACTCTATACAACAATCAGCTCCAATTCTAAATGGTGGTGTAAGTTTTTCTTTTCTCTGCTCTTTGCATATGTTTTCTACCTAA
- the LOC100282175 gene encoding GATA transcription factor 25 isoform 1 (isoform 1 is encoded by transcript variant 1) — MSHSHHDGSKPYQPRRGPERPPQPADGIAVPPPAAVAPSVEHLVAAAAEAEALSRLGAEQQQLLQGHEQEVGEEEGEDEEEDEMEDDDDDDDEQEGQHGGIGVEHVPMDADAAAAAAVAAAGAQMDPHSVLVPGTVPPMATNQLTLSFQGEVYVFDSVSPDKVQAVLLLLGGRELSSLSGASSSAPYSKRLNFPHRVASLMRFREKRKERNFDKKIRYNVRKEVALRMQRNRGQFTSSKPKPDEIAASEMAAADGSLNWALVEGRPPSAAECHHCGINATATPMMRRGPDGPRTLCNACGLMWANKGLLRDLSKSPVPLHSIQQSAPILNGGQNGSAMSALGSELENAAAAMGNGHEP, encoded by the exons ATGTCCCACTCCCACCATGACGGAAGCAAGCCCTACCAGCCGCGCCGGGGGCCCGAGCGCCCCCCGCAGCCGGCGGACGGGATAGCCGTCCCGCCTCCTGCCGCCGTTGCCCCGTCGGTGGAGCACCTCGTGGCGGCCGCCGCCGAGGCGGAGGCGTTGAGTCGCTTGGGCGCGGAACAACAGCAGCTGCTGCAGGGGCACGAGCaggaggttggggaggaagaaggggaggacgaggaggaagacgagatggaggacgacgacgacgacgacgatgagcaGGAAGGGCAGCACGGCGGCATCGGTGTGGAGCACGTTCCCATGGACGCagatgctgctgctgccgccgccgtggcGGCCGCTGGCGCGCAGATGGACCCGCACTCGGTGTTGGTGCCTGGGACCGTGCCACCCATGGCGACCAACCAGCTCACCCTCTCGTTCCAGGGCGAGGTCTATGTATTCGACTCTGTCTCCCCTGATAAG GTCCAAGCCGTGCTTCTGCTGCTTGGAGGCAGGGAGCTGAGTAGCCTGAGCGGAGCGTCGTCCTCTGCACCTTATAGTAAG AGGTTGAACTTTCCACATCGGGTGGCATCACTGATGAGATTTAGGGAAAAGCGGAAGGAGCGGAACTTTGATAAGAAGATCCGGTACAATGTCCGGAAGGAAGTTGCACTTAG GATGCAGCGTAATAGAGGTCAGTTTACATCTTCAAAACCAAAGCCTGATGAAATAGCAGCATCAGAAATGGCAGCTGCAGATGGCTCTCTGAATTGGGCACTAGTTGAAGGCCGACCTCCATCTGCTGCTGA ATGTCATCACTGTGGTATTAATGCAACAGCTACACCAATGATGCGTCGGGGACCTGATGGACCAAGAACACTATGCAACGCTTGTGGCCTCATGTGGGCAAATAAG GGTCTCCTGAGGGACCTATCCAAATCTCCTGTACCTCTTCACTCTATACAACAATCAGCTCCAATTCTAAATGGTGGT CAGAACGGAAGTGCCATGTCTGCGCTTGGCTCTGAGCTAGAGAATGCTGCAGCAGCCATGGGCAATGGCCACGAGCCATAA
- the LOC100282175 gene encoding GATA transcription factor 25 isoform X4 yields MSHSHHDGSKPYQPRRGPERPPQPADGIAVPPPAAVAPSVEHLVAAAAEAEALSRLGAEQQQLLQGHEQEVGEEEGEDEEEDEMEDDDDDDDEQEGQHGGIGVEHVPMDADAAAAAAVAAAGAQMDPHSVLVPGTVPPMATNQLTLSFQGEVYVFDSVSPDKVQAVLLLLGGRELSSLSGASSSAPYSKRLNFPHRVASLMRFREKRKERNFDKKIRYNVRKEVALRMQRNRGQFTSSKPKPDEIAASEMAAADGSLNWALVEGRPPSAAECHHCGINATATPMMRRGPDGPRTLCNACGLMWANKQNGSAMSALGSELENAAAAMGNGHEP; encoded by the exons ATGTCCCACTCCCACCATGACGGAAGCAAGCCCTACCAGCCGCGCCGGGGGCCCGAGCGCCCCCCGCAGCCGGCGGACGGGATAGCCGTCCCGCCTCCTGCCGCCGTTGCCCCGTCGGTGGAGCACCTCGTGGCGGCCGCCGCCGAGGCGGAGGCGTTGAGTCGCTTGGGCGCGGAACAACAGCAGCTGCTGCAGGGGCACGAGCaggaggttggggaggaagaaggggaggacgaggaggaagacgagatggaggacgacgacgacgacgacgatgagcaGGAAGGGCAGCACGGCGGCATCGGTGTGGAGCACGTTCCCATGGACGCagatgctgctgctgccgccgccgtggcGGCCGCTGGCGCGCAGATGGACCCGCACTCGGTGTTGGTGCCTGGGACCGTGCCACCCATGGCGACCAACCAGCTCACCCTCTCGTTCCAGGGCGAGGTCTATGTATTCGACTCTGTCTCCCCTGATAAG GTCCAAGCCGTGCTTCTGCTGCTTGGAGGCAGGGAGCTGAGTAGCCTGAGCGGAGCGTCGTCCTCTGCACCTTATAGTAAG AGGTTGAACTTTCCACATCGGGTGGCATCACTGATGAGATTTAGGGAAAAGCGGAAGGAGCGGAACTTTGATAAGAAGATCCGGTACAATGTCCGGAAGGAAGTTGCACTTAG GATGCAGCGTAATAGAGGTCAGTTTACATCTTCAAAACCAAAGCCTGATGAAATAGCAGCATCAGAAATGGCAGCTGCAGATGGCTCTCTGAATTGGGCACTAGTTGAAGGCCGACCTCCATCTGCTGCTGA ATGTCATCACTGTGGTATTAATGCAACAGCTACACCAATGATGCGTCGGGGACCTGATGGACCAAGAACACTATGCAACGCTTGTGGCCTCATGTGGGCAAATAAG CAGAACGGAAGTGCCATGTCTGCGCTTGGCTCTGAGCTAGAGAATGCTGCAGCAGCCATGGGCAATGGCCACGAGCCATAA